One part of the Coffea eugenioides isolate CCC68of chromosome 10, Ceug_1.0, whole genome shotgun sequence genome encodes these proteins:
- the LOC113749919 gene encoding uncharacterized serine-rich protein C215.13, with protein MGSCFSSSSSSGVAAAASLARHHKSNSTPPAYVVSVNGDLRHYSTPITASQVLDSETSSSSSSSSSTSSITSPTSSSSATLFFLCNSDSLYFDQFIPALRPKDQLDPSQIYFLLPLSKLRYKLSASDMAALAVKATLALQTATTSILLKPTNNPPPPPTTRSTRNHKHKRNPSRISPLLLVRHQHEDDHAQPPPPLLQHINNHTRNKHQTLLSSTPRPTVLQRLSSRRAKMAVRSFRIRLTTISEGSVLLFNP; from the coding sequence ATGGGAAGCTGTTTCtccagcagcagcagcagcggcGTCGCTGCAGCAGCATCACTTGCACGCCACCACAAATCCAATTCTACGCCTCCTGCTTACGTTGTCTCAGTCAATGGGGACCTGCGCCACTACTCTACTCCCATAACTGCGTCTCAAGTTCTAGACTCAGaaacctcctcctcctcctcctcctcctcctctacTAGTAGCATTACCAGTCCTACCTCCTCCTCCTCTGCAACACTATTCTTCCTCTGCAATTCCGACTCCCTGTACTTTGACCAGTTTATTCCTGCCCTCCGTCCTAAAGACCAACTCGACCCTTCTCAGATCTACTTCCTCCTCCCCCTCTCCAAGCTCCGCTACAAGTTATCTGCCTCCGACATGGCTGCTCTCGCCGTCAAGGCTACCCTCGCCCTTCAGACTGCCACTACTAGTATCCTCCTTAAACCTACTAAtaatcctcctcctcctccaacTACAAGAAGCACCCGCAACCACAAGCACAAGCGCAACCCATCTCGAATTTCTCCTCTGCTTCTGGTACGACACCAACACGAAGATGATCATGCTCAGCCTCCCCCGCCACTACTCCAGCACATTAATAATCATACTCGTAACAAACACCAAACACTCTTGTCCTCCACACCCCGCCCGACGGTACTCCAAAGATTGTCTTCCCGGCGGGCTAAGATGGCTGTACGTTCCTTTAGGATCAGGCTAACCACCATCTCCGAAGGATCTGTTCTCCTTTTCAACCCTTAA
- the LOC113749711 gene encoding uncharacterized protein LOC113749711, which produces MQRENLGLGVLLLGKSSSSYYIIPIIMKSRASSSSISMPAAILSTSPPNYSPAGHGGNGNTPQPPSIEFPTSPQGCTSISSDAAVLVTHYSHPKHPLAQLTLPELFACAGCKEYGAGKRFACQECDYQLHEFCALSPPLLRSHPLHPQHQLVFHSRPKQGGIKWPKCDICGKSCRGFTFRCRACSFQMHPCCAMLSTDITFPELHPHPLKLLPPRQLQLSNAGESLVSCDRCKKRRSGGRVYRCAVCNNYHLHALCAKPLINGLQENGFQTAPDHDKPSNTVLGTAARLASQVVIEFIGGLIEGFGEGFGQALVQSINPRGRPRRRSPPRPSAEATTAASN; this is translated from the exons ATGCAGAGAGAAAACTTAGGTCTTGGTGTGTTGTTGTTAGGGAAGTCGTCGTCGTCGTATTATATTATCCCGATCATCATGAAAAGCAGGGCTAGCAGTAGTAGTATTTCAATGCCAGCAGCGATCCTGTCCACCTCTCCGCCAAATTATTCGCCAGCCGGCCACGGCGGTAATGGTAATACACCACAACCACCCTCCATTGAGTTTCCCACCTCGCCTCAAGGTTGTACGAGTATTAGCAGCGATGCAGCAGTACTAGTAACTCATTACAGTCACCCAAAGCACCCGCTGGCCCAGCTGACGCTGCCTGAGCTGTTCGCATGCGCAGGCTGCAAGGAGTACGGAGCAGGCAAGAGGTTCGCGTGCCAAGAGTGCGATTATCAGCTGCATGAGTTCTGCGCCCTGTCTCCCCCGCTTCTGAGGAGCCATCCCCTCCATCCCCAACACCAACTGGTTTTCCACTCCAGACCTAAACAAG GTGGAATAAAGTGGCCCAAGTGCGATATCTGTGGCAAGTCCTGCAGAGGCTTCACCTTCAGATGCAGAGCCTGCAGTTTTCAGATGCATCCTTGCTGCGCTATGCTTTCCACTGACATCACATTTCCGGAGCTACATCCCCACCCTCTGAAGCTCCTACCTCCGCGGCAGCTGCAGCTGAGCAATGCTGGCGAGTCTTTGGTGTCGTGTGACCGGTGCAAGAAGAGAAGATCGGGAGGACGAGTATACCGGTGCGCTGTGTGCAACAATTACCATTTGCATGCCCTCTGTGCAAAGCCCCTCATTAACGGCCTCCAAGAAAATGGCTTCCAAACAGCTCCGGATCACGACAAGCCCAGCAACACCGTGCTCGGCACCGCCGCTCGTCTTGCTTCTCAGGTGGTTATCGAATTTATCGGAGGCCTGATTGAAGGCTTTGGAGAAGGCTTCGGACAGGCGTTGGTTCAGAGTATTAATCCAAGAGGCCGCCCCCGCCGCCGCAGCCCCCCGAGGCCGAGTGCTGAGGCCACCACTGCTGCATCTAACTAA
- the LOC113749939 gene encoding uncharacterized protein LOC113749939 isoform X1 has translation MMRAPLLDFSSPSTTTHSSPIRTPDSTTLQFYCLPPPHLLTTLLQKEDLSLLDATPPLPTSQSHLISPSPSSMELMKEITRLEVEILQLERHLLSLYQKAFQQHLPVLIRDRGTCSNDKMGPHLQATDNHPCYKLDWALSQSDSNHRHQILPSNALTCSSYHIKAAPRASSRKEKPQVDSVHRSLADHLGTSLMDDALDYPNRLSEEIVRCICCIYCKFSDPALPQKGLSVSSSSSLSSSSTFSPRNISGGWSPQFDEEPKGYIEGLKDEAGPYAATIEVLKIRLDDQTFQYVARVLEKFRSLVKSLETIDPRNMKREEKLSFWINIHNALVMHGYLAYGTHNFVRSSSILKAAYNVGGHCINAHTIQSSILGIRSHYSAPWLQTLLSPKKKLMTGSARHTYSLEYAEPLVHFALCSGSCSDPPVRAYTAKNVFQDLKVARDEFIQASVYIQKETKVYLPKLACHFAREMSLSTSGLLEMVCACLPELQQKAIRTCIKGRADKYIYWVPRSSAFRYLIRKEVVQGGYPLN, from the exons ATGATGAGAGCGCCATTACTGGATTTCTCTTCTCCTTCGACCACTACTCATTCTTCTCCGATACGAACGCCGGACTCCACTACTTTGCAGTTCTATTG TCTTCCTCCGCCTCACCTTCTGACCACTCTCTTGCAAAAGGAGGATCTTTCACTACTCGATGCTACGCCTCCTCTACCAACTTCCCAATCCCACCTCATTTCCCCATCCCCT TCTTCTATGGAACTCATGAAAGAGATAACCAGACTTGAGGTTGAAATACTTCAATTGGAGCGTCATCTTCTTTCTCTTTACCAGAAAGCTTTCCAACAGCATCTTCCAGTTCTGATAAGAGATCGGGGAACTTGTAGTAACGATAAGATGGGACCACACCTGCAAGCTACCGATAATCATCCATGTTACAAACTGGATTGGGCTCTCTCACAAAGTGATTCTAACCATCGCCATCAAATCCTCCCTTCAAATGCATTGACCTGTTCAAGTTACCATATAAAAGCTGCTCCAAGGGCATCATCTAGAAAG GAGAAACCACAGGTGGATTCTGTGCACCGTAGCCTTGCAGATCATCTTGGCACTTCTCTCATGGATGATGCCCTTGATTATCCCAATAGATTGTCCGAAGAGATCGTCAGATGCATATGTTGTATTTACTGCAAATTTTCTGATCCAGCTCTTCCTCAAAAAGGTCTTTCAGTATCTTCTAGTTCATCGTTGTCCTCTTCTAGCACATTTTCTCCCAGAAATATTTCTGGTGGTTGGAGTCCTCAATTTGATGAAGAACCTAAAGGGTACATTGAAGGCCTAAAAGATGAGGCTGGTCCATATGCCGCAACAATAGAAGTGTTAAAGATACGTCTTGATGATCAGACTTTCCAGTATGTTGCAAGAGTGCTGGAAAAATTCAG GTCACTAGTTAAGAGTCTTGAAACTATTGACCCAAGGAACATGAAACGTGAGGAGAAGCTTTCATTTTGGATAAATATTCACAATGCCTTGGTCATGCAT GGTTATTTAGCATATGGAACTCATAATTTTGTGAGAAGCTCTTCGATCTTAAAG GCAGCTTATAATGTGGGTGGACACTGCATAAATGCTCATACTATACAAAGTTCAATTTTAGGAATCCGGTCACACTACTCAGCACCG TGGCTACAGACACTGCTGAGTCCAAAGAAGAAGCTTATGACCGGGAGTGCGAGGCACACTTATTCCCTTGAATACGCAGAACCTCTAGTTCATTTTGCGCTTTGTTCGGGGTCATGCTCCGACCCTCCG GTTCGAGCGTACACGGCAAAGAATGTATTTCAGGACCTAAAAGTTGCCAGAGACGAGTTCATACAGGCGAGTGTATACATCCAAAAAGAAACGAAGGTATACCTGCCAAAACTAGCGTGTCACTTTGCAAGGGAAATGTCACTAAGCACGAGTGGACTGCTGGAAATGGTGTGTGCATGTCTTCCGGAGCTTCAGCAGAAAGCTATCAGAACATGCATAAAGGGTAGAGCTGACAAGTATATCTATTGGGTACCACGCAGCTCAGCTTTTCGATATCTAATCCGCAAGGAGGTAGTCCAAGGAGGATACCCGTTGAATTGA
- the LOC113749939 gene encoding uncharacterized protein LOC113749939 isoform X3, producing the protein MLRLLYQLPNPTSFPHPLCGFQSSMELMKEITRLEVEILQLERHLLSLYQKAFQQHLPVLIRDRGTCSNDKMGPHLQATDNHPCYKLDWALSQSDSNHRHQILPSNALTCSSYHIKAAPRASSRKEKPQVDSVHRSLADHLGTSLMDDALDYPNRLSEEIVRCICCIYCKFSDPALPQKGLSVSSSSSLSSSSTFSPRNISGGWSPQFDEEPKGYIEGLKDEAGPYAATIEVLKIRLDDQTFQYVARVLEKFRSLVKSLETIDPRNMKREEKLSFWINIHNALVMHGYLAYGTHNFVRSSSILKAAYNVGGHCINAHTIQSSILGIRSHYSAPWLQTLLSPKKKLMTGSARHTYSLEYAEPLVHFALCSGSCSDPPVRAYTAKNVFQDLKVARDEFIQASVYIQKETKVYLPKLACHFAREMSLSTSGLLEMVCACLPELQQKAIRTCIKGRADKYIYWVPRSSAFRYLIRKEVVQGGYPLN; encoded by the exons ATGCTACGCCTCCTCTACCAACTTCCCAATCCCACCTCATTTCCCCATCCCCT TTGTGGATTTCAGTCTTCTATGGAACTCATGAAAGAGATAACCAGACTTGAGGTTGAAATACTTCAATTGGAGCGTCATCTTCTTTCTCTTTACCAGAAAGCTTTCCAACAGCATCTTCCAGTTCTGATAAGAGATCGGGGAACTTGTAGTAACGATAAGATGGGACCACACCTGCAAGCTACCGATAATCATCCATGTTACAAACTGGATTGGGCTCTCTCACAAAGTGATTCTAACCATCGCCATCAAATCCTCCCTTCAAATGCATTGACCTGTTCAAGTTACCATATAAAAGCTGCTCCAAGGGCATCATCTAGAAAG GAGAAACCACAGGTGGATTCTGTGCACCGTAGCCTTGCAGATCATCTTGGCACTTCTCTCATGGATGATGCCCTTGATTATCCCAATAGATTGTCCGAAGAGATCGTCAGATGCATATGTTGTATTTACTGCAAATTTTCTGATCCAGCTCTTCCTCAAAAAGGTCTTTCAGTATCTTCTAGTTCATCGTTGTCCTCTTCTAGCACATTTTCTCCCAGAAATATTTCTGGTGGTTGGAGTCCTCAATTTGATGAAGAACCTAAAGGGTACATTGAAGGCCTAAAAGATGAGGCTGGTCCATATGCCGCAACAATAGAAGTGTTAAAGATACGTCTTGATGATCAGACTTTCCAGTATGTTGCAAGAGTGCTGGAAAAATTCAG GTCACTAGTTAAGAGTCTTGAAACTATTGACCCAAGGAACATGAAACGTGAGGAGAAGCTTTCATTTTGGATAAATATTCACAATGCCTTGGTCATGCAT GGTTATTTAGCATATGGAACTCATAATTTTGTGAGAAGCTCTTCGATCTTAAAG GCAGCTTATAATGTGGGTGGACACTGCATAAATGCTCATACTATACAAAGTTCAATTTTAGGAATCCGGTCACACTACTCAGCACCG TGGCTACAGACACTGCTGAGTCCAAAGAAGAAGCTTATGACCGGGAGTGCGAGGCACACTTATTCCCTTGAATACGCAGAACCTCTAGTTCATTTTGCGCTTTGTTCGGGGTCATGCTCCGACCCTCCG GTTCGAGCGTACACGGCAAAGAATGTATTTCAGGACCTAAAAGTTGCCAGAGACGAGTTCATACAGGCGAGTGTATACATCCAAAAAGAAACGAAGGTATACCTGCCAAAACTAGCGTGTCACTTTGCAAGGGAAATGTCACTAAGCACGAGTGGACTGCTGGAAATGGTGTGTGCATGTCTTCCGGAGCTTCAGCAGAAAGCTATCAGAACATGCATAAAGGGTAGAGCTGACAAGTATATCTATTGGGTACCACGCAGCTCAGCTTTTCGATATCTAATCCGCAAGGAGGTAGTCCAAGGAGGATACCCGTTGAATTGA
- the LOC113749939 gene encoding uncharacterized protein LOC113749939 isoform X2 translates to MMRAPLLDFSSPSTTTHSSPIRTPDSTTLQFYCLPPPHLLTTLLQKEDLSLLDATPPLPTSQSHLISPSPSSMELMKEITRLEVEILQLERHLLSLYQKAFQQHLPVLIRDRGTCSNDKMGPHLQATDNHPCYKLDWALSQSDSNHRHQILPSNALTCSSYHIKAAPRASSRKEKPQVDSVHRSLADHLGTSLMDDALDYPNRLSEEIVRCICCIYCKFSDPALPQKGLSVSSSSSLSSSSTFSPRNISGGWSPQFDEEPKGYIEGLKDEAGPYAATIEVLKIRLDDQTFQYVARVLEKFRSLVKSLETIDPRNMKREEKLSFWINIHNALVMHGYLAYGTHNFVRSSSILKAAYNVGGHCINAHTIQSSILGIRSHYSAPTLLSPKKKLMTGSARHTYSLEYAEPLVHFALCSGSCSDPPVRAYTAKNVFQDLKVARDEFIQASVYIQKETKVYLPKLACHFAREMSLSTSGLLEMVCACLPELQQKAIRTCIKGRADKYIYWVPRSSAFRYLIRKEVVQGGYPLN, encoded by the exons ATGATGAGAGCGCCATTACTGGATTTCTCTTCTCCTTCGACCACTACTCATTCTTCTCCGATACGAACGCCGGACTCCACTACTTTGCAGTTCTATTG TCTTCCTCCGCCTCACCTTCTGACCACTCTCTTGCAAAAGGAGGATCTTTCACTACTCGATGCTACGCCTCCTCTACCAACTTCCCAATCCCACCTCATTTCCCCATCCCCT TCTTCTATGGAACTCATGAAAGAGATAACCAGACTTGAGGTTGAAATACTTCAATTGGAGCGTCATCTTCTTTCTCTTTACCAGAAAGCTTTCCAACAGCATCTTCCAGTTCTGATAAGAGATCGGGGAACTTGTAGTAACGATAAGATGGGACCACACCTGCAAGCTACCGATAATCATCCATGTTACAAACTGGATTGGGCTCTCTCACAAAGTGATTCTAACCATCGCCATCAAATCCTCCCTTCAAATGCATTGACCTGTTCAAGTTACCATATAAAAGCTGCTCCAAGGGCATCATCTAGAAAG GAGAAACCACAGGTGGATTCTGTGCACCGTAGCCTTGCAGATCATCTTGGCACTTCTCTCATGGATGATGCCCTTGATTATCCCAATAGATTGTCCGAAGAGATCGTCAGATGCATATGTTGTATTTACTGCAAATTTTCTGATCCAGCTCTTCCTCAAAAAGGTCTTTCAGTATCTTCTAGTTCATCGTTGTCCTCTTCTAGCACATTTTCTCCCAGAAATATTTCTGGTGGTTGGAGTCCTCAATTTGATGAAGAACCTAAAGGGTACATTGAAGGCCTAAAAGATGAGGCTGGTCCATATGCCGCAACAATAGAAGTGTTAAAGATACGTCTTGATGATCAGACTTTCCAGTATGTTGCAAGAGTGCTGGAAAAATTCAG GTCACTAGTTAAGAGTCTTGAAACTATTGACCCAAGGAACATGAAACGTGAGGAGAAGCTTTCATTTTGGATAAATATTCACAATGCCTTGGTCATGCAT GGTTATTTAGCATATGGAACTCATAATTTTGTGAGAAGCTCTTCGATCTTAAAG GCAGCTTATAATGTGGGTGGACACTGCATAAATGCTCATACTATACAAAGTTCAATTTTAGGAATCCGGTCACACTACTCAGCACCG ACACTGCTGAGTCCAAAGAAGAAGCTTATGACCGGGAGTGCGAGGCACACTTATTCCCTTGAATACGCAGAACCTCTAGTTCATTTTGCGCTTTGTTCGGGGTCATGCTCCGACCCTCCG GTTCGAGCGTACACGGCAAAGAATGTATTTCAGGACCTAAAAGTTGCCAGAGACGAGTTCATACAGGCGAGTGTATACATCCAAAAAGAAACGAAGGTATACCTGCCAAAACTAGCGTGTCACTTTGCAAGGGAAATGTCACTAAGCACGAGTGGACTGCTGGAAATGGTGTGTGCATGTCTTCCGGAGCTTCAGCAGAAAGCTATCAGAACATGCATAAAGGGTAGAGCTGACAAGTATATCTATTGGGTACCACGCAGCTCAGCTTTTCGATATCTAATCCGCAAGGAGGTAGTCCAAGGAGGATACCCGTTGAATTGA